The Lodderomyces elongisporus chromosome 6, complete sequence region TAAGATGAAACGACCTGGGTTTCTAAGTCCTTCAAGTTCTAGATCTTCGTCGTACACAAACCTTGCGGCTGAGAACGACAAGCATAGTGATGCAGGTAGAGGACGGTCAGTGGATAATTCAGCATTCAGAAAGACAAACGAGAGCCGTTCAAGGTCTACTTCCAAAACAAGATCATTTTCAAGGTTTTTCAGTCGTGGTGACAAATAAAAGtagaatttaaaaaaaattggagtAGAGGGAAGGAACCAGAATAACGaacaattaaaaaagaaaaaaacaaatacataagtaaataataaatgaaaaatgaaaaatgaaaaatgaagaatgaaaaatgaaaaatgaagaaaaaaggtgTCAATAAATAATTTACCGAATCAACCATCATCTCTGCTCTCGtaaattctttattttatttattttcaaaacaaaaaacaacccCAGTATTGATATTTGGTTAAGATAAACAGAAGTTATTGTTCTTAACATTGTAAAATATCCAAATGAGGgttcaaagaaaaaaaggaaacataGATCAAATACTAACAACCTGAAAAGTGgaacaaataaaatatttGCATATAATCCTGAGTGGAAGTTTGTATCTAATACCGATACGCTTACGTAACATTTCGGGAGagtacttttattttctctctctcttccgAAACAAAGCAACcgttaaaataaaatttactTTATAATAAACATCAAAATACATCATAGAGGTCCATGTGGGTTgtattaaataaataaatgaatcaatatttttttttcgtctttttttttttgcttttcagcAAACATAAAGAGCCGGGGATATATCCGGTCTAAGCCATTGCTAGTTTCAAATATCAGTTTAACTACTACTTGTGCTATTGGTGCTAGTACCAGAACCTCTTCCACATTGACAATTTACGAGCTTGACATATAtctatctttcttttcctccatGGTCTATTACTATCTCTAATATTATAAATAACTTCcaacctttttcttttctaaaaCATTGCAATTTACAAACTACAATCACTTAAATctacacacacactggaTAACTTTTGAAGAATCATCTCTAAACACAGGACAAGAAAActatagaaaaaaaaacaaaacccaaTTTCAAGATGTCCGTCAACATTAAAGATAATGGGTCACGTTCCCTAAACAGAGCAGTGCaaacagaaacaagaacaaactCAAGAATAGAAACGGAAGCCGGTGTCAGAGCCGATTCTTACTCAACCTCAAATAAATCGCCTACAGTTCATTcatcaagaagaaaagtagGCAATCCAGTGATTCTTGTTATTGATTTGGTCTCAATCCTTATTGGTCTCTACGGTTTCTACACAAGTGTATTCGTTATTGAATTACCTCCACATTTGGCACAAGCTGGTCATGGGCAATTTCTTACAAACTTATCGTTAGTCTACTCGCTCGTTGTTTTTGCCATTGGCTTTTTGGCACACCTCACTGCGTCACAAACccttttcaaattgaagAATAACCTCCATCCCATCGGACTTGCTCTTGAAACTATTGTTGCCGGCGTGTATTGGCCATTAAGGttatttttccttcatTTGCTTACAAAAGAACCCTCAAAATTCAACTTCCCATTGCTCACCGACTTATCAGTCCACTTGATGCCAATTGTAAGCTTGTTGATTGATTACTTGGTGTTTATGCCTAGATGGACCATCGAAAACAACACAGCATTGTCCTTTATAGTTGCGTTTATGGTATTTTACTggtttttgttgaaaaatctAGTGGACACAGCAAATGGAGCTAGTTACCCATATGAGTTCTTGGATGTAGGAACAGACTTGTACAGAGTTGGAGTGTTTGGTGTGGTTGGAATGGTTGCTTTTTCGCAATTCTTATTTATGAAGAAAGTTTATGACGTTGTCGTGGGAAGCACCGAAGACGCACAGGAGGAAATTGATAAAAAGTTGCAATAGAAGTTAGACATAGGcattgatatatatatatatatatatatcatcAGATGCAAAATAGAAAGTAGAAAGTAGAAAGTAGAAAGTTAAGATTATATCATGTATATTCTTGGTGGACTTGTATCCAGTAGGCtctgttttcaaatttggtacgcatttttttgttttttttgggacgtatatttttttgtcaacTAATCTGAGAAAAAGTATGGACatggaaaaaataaaaattgcaaCTACCAATCCAGATTatactttgaaaaatttgtcCCTCtaacaaaagaacaaacaagTACGAATCATCCATCGAGTTAACTTGTAAAGTATAACGCTACAAGCACCCACACACCCACGCACCTACATTCACAAACATAattatatatctatatctatatctatatctatatacatatacatatacatatacatatacctATAGTTACTTTCAAACACAATCTTTGATACTTATTAATCATGATATACCTCAAGACACTTCTCAACGTGATAGACAACTCTGGTGCCCAAATCGTTGAATGTATAAAGGTGTCTCGTCACGGTCCAAAAACAGCAGGAAACATTGGAGACATTATCACATGTGTCGTCAAGAAGGCACGTCCCGAACCTTTAGGTCCAGGTGGCAAAGTCAGCACACAATTAGCTAATAAAGTCAAGAGAAGAGACGTTTGTAAGGCAGTAATTGTAAGGCAGAAATCGCCGTTGAGAAGACCAGATGGTTCAGTGATTAGGTTTGATGATAATGCGTGTGTCTTGATCAACAAGAATAAGGAACCTATCGGTACAAGAATCAACTCAGTAGTGGCGAAAGAGTTGAGGGAAAGAGGCTTCAACAAGATTGCATCATTAGCACCAAGAACATGGTAGAATACTATCTGGAAATTTTACAGGTTTGTATATTTGAGTATTAGTCACGTTGGGGGAAGCAAGGTGTTATAGAGATGTATTTGACgttgttttttaattattttcatGTAAATAATACATACataaataatatatatatatatatatatattattacGCCGAAAGAAGTGAATATAATTTACTGAGATGAATCATTGATTTATAAAAGAATGAgctaaaaaagaaaaccatCACTACTTGTTCTTTAAAATTTCAACTCTTCTGCCGTCGTTTTTTCAggttttcaaaattcaGATCTTGGTGTCACGTTTTTCCTCAAATACCAGTTTATGAAATCTCTTAATGACGATCTGACTCTCCTATTGTCCTTATTCTGCAATGCAATAGTAACGGTGCTAAACAAACGATCGCTTTCTTTGTCATTTACATTAGGTAATTGGTGTACTGCAAGTTTGAGCCAATTTATTGCCATTTCATTACTGGGCACAACAATAAGGATCTTCAAAATCAAGTCATTTGCATCCTGTTGTGCATCAGCaggaaatttgaaaattaatCCTTGTATTAATACTCTCAAAATTTCACCACCATGTGCATCCGCCACAAGAAACTGCTTAATTGCTTGTTTTAAACTCTCTGTATCCTGTTGttcaaataaagaaataggTGGGTGCTCCAAACCCCACGAGACCAAGTCGATGAGGAAATGGATACATGAGATGATTGGATTGTACTCATTAATCACAGTTAATGTGATATCAACGACTTTTGAGATTGAATTCAACAAATCGTAATTCAAGATAAGTTTGAATGGgaaaaacatcaataaATCATTCAACATGCGGAAGAAATCTTCAATAACATCAGGGTGCAGCCTAACTTCTGTCTCGCTCTTGTGACTCGAGAAATGCTCAAAAAAGGATTGACATTGTTGTAATCCAAATTCGTAGACTGCAGTTGTGATTTCAGGAGATGAAAATTCATCGTCTCCAAATACTCTAATGACTACACCAGTGACCCACAAGTAACACCCATAGTGAGTTTGATTGAAGCCTTGGTGCAACACTTCGGCAATTTGCGGCAATAAGGGGTTCAAGTAGGAACTAAGCGATAATATTGCGGTCTTGAACAATTTCATACAAGCTTCGTTAATTGCAAGTGACTGTTGAAATTGATTCAAGATTGATGTGGTTAATGGCCagattttttcaataaataAAGTGGCGATAGGATACGTTGGTTTTTCAAACTCATTGATCTTCAAGACGTTTACAAAAATGGTGATAATCTCAAGTTGCTCAGCAATTTCCTTATTCGATGCATCCGAAACTGTGCCAGATGACAAGCTTTGCAAATTATCTATTGTTGGCTGCAAAAACATCTCCGAGGTTTTGTACAAGTTTTCCTCTGGTACTTTGGCAACGACATGAGCAAGACCTTCCATCAATTCATAATTAGACTCAAGATCAACTTGATTCCGCACTTGTCCGTAAAGCAAATACAACTGTTCCAAATAGTTGACAAGAAGCTCTGCACAATCCTGGCAAAAGTACATCAACGCATGCGAGGTGGCCATCATTATctcattgttgttgttggctACCTCGAAACCTTTGGTGATATATTGAAGTTGCGGCTCCAAAAACTCCGGGTTCTTTGCAGTCCACTCAGTGTATCTTCCCAACACCAATGTTGCTGCGTACCTGACTTTTGGATGTTCTGGTAATCTTACCAAATATGACATGATTGTGGGCAAGATGGTGTGTTCTTTTTTAGGAACTTCTTTTGCCATTGTTCTCATTGAGAAAAGGGGAGCTTCGAGCGATTGCCATTGACCTTGCAGGCTTGCCAATATACTTTGGATTTGCTGGAAAGGTACTTCCAATGCCTTTGATGCTCCCACAACGGCGCAACAATCTTTTAAAACATCGCCCATTTCGTATCTGAATTCTTTAAATTTATCTTCCTGTTCTTTATCGCCGTCAAACAAGTTGTTGGTGATATCTCCTTCGACTATGGGGTACGTTAAAAGTGCAATGATGATGCTAATAAGTTTGAGGTAAACTTCCTTAAATTCATTTCTTGCCTCTTCAAATTTCGGCATAACAATCAATTGCTTGAGCAAGAACCAAAATTGGAACGTGTATTTCACCACATCCAAatcttctttgttgttggtacATTCCAAAAGGATCTCAACGAGTGGTTTAAAGTGTTTTGGATTTCTCGCAATGAGTGCATGCCATGACTCTCCACATTCAACATAAAGTCTAGTCAATCCGTCTACTTTCTCAGGATCCTCCAACTGATCTGGATTATCGTGCATGAATTTGTTTAGTTGGACTATTTGTTGGTAAAGTGCGTCAATTATTTGgtaattgtcaatgtcCCTTGTTTCTCTAATGATTGTCACCAAACATTCGATTGCCTTGTCAAATGTGCCATCATGTGTtaaactttgaaaaattagTGCGGTTAAAGATTGGATGTTGAGGATTTGCTCTACTGGGGCTTCAGTGATCCAACTGTTTAAACAATCCAATATGGCTGCGTTGAGTGTAGGATTTTGTTGTGTGTTGCTTTCGGCAAGGTGTTTCAATACGGTAATAACTGGTTCTACTTGGTCTGTGATCAACTCTGCCGACCTTTGGTTATACTCCTCATCTGTCAAATGCGACTTTTTGACATCTGATAATTCTTCTGgtaaaattttcaaaaactccAATAGCACATATGTGAGTTCGGATGATTCCGATAGACTCGTCACTATTTCACCCGTGGCATTCTTCCATGAAAGATATTGTAATGCTAATTGCGACATTGCTACTGCCAATTGTGTCCTTATAAGCTTTTCACTTGGTGCATGGTATAGTTTGAGTAGGCTCAAAACAGAGCTTTTCAATGCTTCGTAGTCGGCTTCTTGGATTTGACTAGAGAGATCGTAAATGATCTTGGATCTTAGTGTTTGTGCAGCAAATAGTTGTAGTTGCACATTGCCATCGGATGATTTTTTGCTCAATATTTGGTGTACTGTGGGCCATGCCTCTTGTGATTTCTGAAACTGTTCAAGGAAATGAGTTGCATTGAGCTTGTCATCTCTCGATGCGTTGGAGTACATTGTCGTCAATGCATTATTGAGCTCGGGTAAGATATTGTTAGAAGCCATTGCTGATGATATATGCAAGTGAAattagaaaataaagaaaaaaaacaaagttatatttgtatgtttAATAAGAGAACTCGGCTTttataatgataatgacaATGACAGTGACAATGACAATGGCGATGAATGGTTCTGATGACTTTCGATCCTAGATGATGTATAAAAATTAGCAGTTAAGAGAGacagttttgttttttcagCTCGATTCCgttattttcttcattgATTCCAATTGCACACGACTTTCTTTCACTaagacacacacagacacacacacactctctccattttcttttttcttctcaaaTATTCTTTCCTTTAGTAAATTTTGCGCTTTTTTGTTAACGATTTAGTATTCAATATTTGGTTGCGATATTTTGTAGGCACACATAATAACAAATCACGTGATTCCATCACAAACTTATACTTCTTTTACATCCATCAACTCGATGGTAATTCAACTCAgcagttgaaaaaaaattgttggtGTAATGTTATTGCAGTGTTGCGTTCAACTCACAGTTTCAGTGCTATACTTGAATACATTTAGCCAAATCGCCAAAGCAATATCAAAGAATGAGAAGAATGTTTTTGAGGAAagtacatacacatacacacacatatatatagacACACAAACTAACCTTTATTGAACAAAACTATTATGTAAATCAACGGACTTTATCGTACAAATACGaaaatttgattttatttttggccAATACTGAGTTTTAAGttgtctatttttttttcctgtATTTACTTTCGTCTTATTAATTAGCTTAATGaagttattgttttttgcaCATTATTTGTCTTGACTCCAACGCGTCTCAATTCGGCTTATTCCATGGCTCCACGCATACCTtgaaggaagagaaagccaaaaaaaaaaaaaggaaaaaaaaatgaaaaggaaaaattgtGACATACTAAAAGTACACAGAAATACATGAAAGATACACACGCAAGCATCGAGACAGACCAAAACACAcgccacacacacacactgtAAACACACACtgcaaacacacacacacactgcacacaaaaaaaaaaaatttgggcACGGACTTCTTCATACGTGGAAAAATCCTGAATGTTGTTTACCATTGCAATCCGGCCGATAGCTAAACTTGTCTCACCCACAACGACTTTGGTCAAACCCATATCTTTAGCATCCACACATTTGCCCATACCCTTTTTCATCAGAATGTCTTCCTCTTCCACAGCTCCAACTAGACCAGTTGTCATTTCTGGTCCTTCAGGAACAGGTAAATCTACACTTTTGAAGAAGC contains the following coding sequences:
- the mrpl38 gene encoding 54S ribosomal protein L38, mitochondrial (BUSCO:EOG09265HP0), which codes for MIYLKTLLNVIDNSGAQIVECIKVSRHGPKTAGNIGDIITCVVKKARPEPLGPGGKVSTQLANKVKRRDVCKAVIVRQKSPLRRPDGSVIRFDDNACVLINKNKEPIGTRINSVVAKELRERGFNKIASLAPRTW
- the MTR10 gene encoding Nuclear import receptor (BUSCO:EOG09260Z5E); the protein is MASNNILPELNNALTTMYSNASRDDKLNATHFLEQFQKSQEAWPTVHQILSKKSSDGNVQLQLFAAQTLRSKIIYDLSSQIQEADYEALKSSVLSLLKLYHAPSEKLIRTQLAVAMSQLALQYLSWKNATGEIVTSLSESSELTYVLLEFLKILPEELSDVKKSHLTDEEYNQRSAELITDQVEPVITVLKHLAESNTQQNPTLNAAILDCLNSWITEAPVEQILNIQSLTALIFQSLTHDGTFDKAIECLVTIIRETRDIDNYQIIDALYQQIVQLNKFMHDNPDQLEDPEKVDGLTRLYVECGESWHALIARNPKHFKPLVEILLECTNNKEDLDVVKYTFQFWFLLKQLIVMPKFEEARNEFKEVYLKLISIIIALLTYPIVEGDITNNLFDGDKEQEDKFKEFRYEMGDVLKDCCAVVGASKALEVPFQQIQSILASSQGQWQSLEAPLFSMRTMAKEVPKKEHTILPTIMSYLVRLPEHPKVRYAATLVLGRYTEWTAKNPEFLEPQLQYITKGFEVANNNNEIMMATSHALMYFCQDCAELLVNYLEQLYLLYGQVRNQVDLESNYELMEGLAHVVAKVPEENLYKTSEMFLQPTIDNLQSLSSGTVSDASNKEIAEQLEIITIFVNVLKINEFEKPTYPIATLFIEKIWPLTTSILNQFQQSLAINEACMKLFKTAILSLSSYLNPLLPQIAEVLHQGFNQTHYGCYLWVTGVVIRVFGDDEFSSPEITTAVYEFGLQQCQSFFEHFSSHKSETEVRSHPDVIEDFFRMLNDLLMFFPFKLILNYDLLNSISKVVDITLTVINEYNPIISCIHFLIDLVSWGLEHPPISLFEQQDTESLKQAIKQFLVADAHGGEILRVLIQGLIFKFPADAQQDANDLILKILIVVPSNEMAINWLKLAVHQLPNVNDKESDRLFSTVTIALQNKDNRRVRSSLRDFINWYLRKNVTPRSEF